A portion of the Fulvia fulva chromosome 1, complete sequence genome contains these proteins:
- a CDS encoding Ecp43-1 — protein sequence MTKLLLTCLFSFAVGFANAAAMAADPQDGLSGISCPENRWHVCYAAGACEKHQRPHACATGFARHPHCPREMTGCDADCCNLCESTNVGYGNAC from the exons ATGACGAAATTACTTCTGACTTGCCTCTTCTCCTTCGCTGTCGGCTTTGCTAATGCAGCAGCCATGGCGGCGGACCCGCAAGACGGACTCTCGGGAATTAGT TGTCCGGAGAATCGTTGGCATGTGTGCTATGCTGCTGGTGCTTGCGAAAAGCATCAACGCCCACACGCATGTGCTACTGGATTCGCTAGACATCCACACTGTCCTAGAGAGATGACTGGCTGC GACGCAGACTGTTGTAATCTCTGCGAGTCCACTAATGTGGGTTACGGAAATGCTTGTTAG